The segment AACCGCCCCGCAAGCCGTCTGGCCGTTCCCTTGGCCGCTCTGGCCGCACTTTCACCCGACGTGGACGTGGTTTTTGCTCAAACGCCTCTGCTGTTTTTGCTGCTGCACAGGGGCATCACGCATTCACTGGCGGCGGCCCCCCTGCTTGGCCTTGTGTTTGCGCTGGCCGGTTACGCATTGTGGCGTCCGTCTACCGCGCGGCACTGGAGCTTTGCCGGGGCATGGCTGTTTATGACTGCCATGATCCTGCTGCACATCTGGCTTGATTGCATTACCACCTACGGAACCATGATTCTTCTGCCTTTTTCAGACCTGCGCGTGCGGCTGAACGGGGTTTTTATTATTGACCTGCTGCTGACCTTGCCCCTGCTGTGGGCCATCTGGCGATGGCGTGCGCGACGGGGCCTCATGCTGCTGGCAGCGACGTGGATTTTTATCTATCCCGCCATTTCCATCGGCCTCAATGCCTGGCACACGGCACAGACACGCGAGCGCCTCACGGCGCAAGGCCGCGCGCCCCAAAATCTTGTGGTGCTGCCAGATGCCTTTTCGCCTTTTTTCTGGCGCGCCCTATATACGGAACCAGCCTCCGGCGGCCTGATGGTCCACACCCAGGGCATGAACGTACTGGGCACACCCTTTGGCCCGGAAACAGCCACCCCATCCCTGCCCGACAGCCTGGCCCGCGACCTTGCACTGCAATCTACAGCGGCAAAGGCCTTTTTGCAGTTTACCCTGCTACCCGTGGTGGCCCCCCTGCCAGCCAGCATGCTGCCCGCAGACATTTCGCAGGCAACGCAGCCAGCAGACGCCCCGTCTCCCAGCTTTATACTGGTGCACGACCAGCGTTTTGGTACCAACATTGCTTTGGTGCGCAGTATCATGGACATGCGCCCCAGTGCAGATATTCCCTTTAAATACATGGCAGAGCTGGCCCCAGCACCCGCTCCGGCCGAGCAGGAAACACCTTCTGCCGAATCCGCGCCCGAAAGCGGCAAATCAGCTGCGCCAGCCATATCTGCTACGCAGGCCTTTTCTCAGCGCCTGCTGCGTGAGCGCCTGCGATTTTCTGACAGCCGCCGCGATTCCCTCTGGCAGGCACCCCGCCCGCCCACACAGCCGAGCCTGCTGCAATGGCTGACAGGCCTGCGCTAAACCGCCCTCTACTGACCAGCGGGGTGGCGTACGGCGCATTCTCTGCCAGCTACCCTGCCATTTGCTTCAATGACTCCTGTGCCTTTTTGGGGTAGTGTTGATTTTCTCCCCCGCCAGCCCTGCGGCCAACGGGTGTGCCCTAAAAATTGCCCTCCGGCAGACAGCCGCCGGGGACGACCCAGAGGTAGCAATGAACGACAACTTTACGCATCTCGACAGCCACGGCAATGTAACCATGGTGGACGTGGGTGCCAAAACCCATAGTGAACGTGTGGCCATTGCCGAAGCAGTGGTTGAACTGGCTCCGGCCACCA is part of the Desulfovibrio sp. genome and harbors:
- a CDS encoding metal-dependent hydrolase: MDPITHAASGAVAMFAMPNRPASRLAVPLAALAALSPDVDVVFAQTPLLFLLLHRGITHSLAAAPLLGLVFALAGYALWRPSTARHWSFAGAWLFMTAMILLHIWLDCITTYGTMILLPFSDLRVRLNGVFIIDLLLTLPLLWAIWRWRARRGLMLLAATWIFIYPAISIGLNAWHTAQTRERLTAQGRAPQNLVVLPDAFSPFFWRALYTEPASGGLMVHTQGMNVLGTPFGPETATPSLPDSLARDLALQSTAAKAFLQFTLLPVVAPLPASMLPADISQATQPADAPSPSFILVHDQRFGTNIALVRSIMDMRPSADIPFKYMAELAPAPAPAEQETPSAESAPESGKSAAPAISATQAFSQRLLRERLRFSDSRRDSLWQAPRPPTQPSLLQWLTGLR